One region of Polyodon spathula isolate WHYD16114869_AA chromosome 25, ASM1765450v1, whole genome shotgun sequence genomic DNA includes:
- the ampd1 gene encoding AMP deaminase 1, which yields MPKVKAAAAGLKTDAKMVAFAEKVFASVVGDEETREEISIFDVSEDCPIIHHARSSLLLLETKESNEKRKKHVYQAQTMAVAMSEKHPTTGPTYQDVPAFQRVAILGDYASGMAVEDFELVCKGLYRALTIREKYMRLSYQRFPSTASKYLRAVEGETWKIEDQVQPVFTSPPKPGENPLSLDGLPENLGYHASMKDGVIYVYPSKEAADKNQPKDLSYPDYETFIDDMNFLIALIAQGPTKTYSHHRLKFLESKFNVHEMLNEMEEMKEVKNNPHRDFYNCRKVDTHIHAAACMNQKHLLRFIKKSYRVDADRVVHEAKGSKMTLKELFASLNLHPYDLTVDSLDVHAGRQTFQRFDKFNAKYNPVGASELRDLYMKTENHIDGEYFATIIKEVGSDLEDSRYQYAEPRLSIYGRSPKEWTNLANWFNKHQVYSPHLKWMIQVPRIYDVFRSKNFVPHFGKMLENIFLPAFEATINPQKHKELSVLLKHVTGFDSVDDESKHSGHMFCTKSPKPEEWTAEKNPSYTYYIYYMYANIMVLNQLRKERGMNTFQFRPHCGEAGAVTHLLAAFMTADNISHGLNLKKSPVLQYLYFLAQIPIAMSPLSNNSLFLEYAKNPLREFHQKGLVISLSTDDPMQFHYTKEPLMEEYAIAAQVFKLTTCDMCEISKNSVLQSGLSVEEKSHFLGPNFLKEGPEGNDIHKTNVAQIRMAYRHETICYEFNLITEELKSAD from the exons ATGCCTAAAGTCAAAGCTGCAG CCGCGGGACTGA AGACCGATGCCAAGATGGTGGCCTTCGCGGAGAAGGTGTTTGCGTCGGTAGTTGGAGATGAGGAAACCCGGGAGGAGATCTCCATCTTCGACGTGTCTGAGGACTGTCCCATCATCCACCACGCGAGGAGCAGCCTACTGCTGCTGGAGACCAAGGAGAGCAACGAGaagag GAAGAAGCATGTGTACCAGGCCCAAACCATGGCAGTTGCCATGAGTGAGAAGCACCCAACTACCGGCCCCACCTACCAGGATGTGCCGGCGTTCCAGCGCGTTGCCATCCTCGGAGACTACGCCTCAGGG ATGGCTGTGGAGGACTTTGAGCTGGTGTGTAAAGGACTGTACCGTGCGCTGACTATCCGTGAGAAGTACATGAGACTGTCCTATCAGCGCTTCCCCTCCACAGCCTCCAAATACCTGCGTGCCGTCGAGGGGGAGACCTGGAAGATTGAGGACCAGGTGCAGCCAG TGTTCACCTCTCCACCGAAGCCAGGCGAGAACCCTCTTTCACTCGATGGTCTGCCAGAGAACCTTGGGTACCACGCCTCCATGAAGGACGGCGTGATCTATGTCTACCCCAGCAAGGAAGCAGCAGACAAGAACCAGCCTAAAGACCTGTCCTACCCCGACTACGAGACCTTCATCGACGACATGAACTTCCTCATCGCCCTCATCGCACAGGGACCCAC TAAGACCTACAGCCACCACCGGCTGAAGTTTCTGGAGTCCAAGTTCAACGTCCATGAGATGCTGAACGAGATGGAAGAGATGAAGGAGGTGAAGAACAACCCTCACAGAGACTTCTATAACTGCAGGAAG GTCGACACTCACATCCACGCCGCAGCCTGCATGAACCAGAAACACCTGCTGCGCTTCATCAAGAAGTCGTACCGCGTGGATGCGGACCGGGTGGTGCACGAAGCCAAGGGCAGCAAGATGACTCTGAAGGAGCTCTTCGCATCTCTCAATCTGCACCCCTACGACCTCACTGTGGACTCGCTCGATGTCCACGCA GGCAGGCAGACTTTCCAGCGCTTCGACAAATTCAACGCCAAGTACAACCCAGTGGGGGCGAGCGAGCTGCGCGACCTGTACATGAAGACAGAGAACCACATCGACGGGGAGTACTTTGCCACCATCATCAAG gaAGTGGGCTCCGACCTAGAGGATTCCAGGTACCAGTATGCGGAGCCCCGCCTCTCCATCTACGGGCGCTCTCCCAAGGAGTGGACCAACCTGGCCAACTGGTTCAACAAGCACCAGGTCTACTCCCCGCACCTGAAGTGGATGATCCAAGTCCCCAGAATCTA tgacgtTTTCAGATCCAAGAACTTTGTCCCGCATTTTGGGAAAATGCTGGAGAACATTTTCCTGCCTGCTTTTGAAGCGACGATCAACCCCCAGAAGCACAAGGAGCTGAGCGTGCTGCTGAAACAT GTGACAGGGTTCGACAGCGTGGACGACGAGTCCAAACACAGCGGCCACATGTTCTGCACCAAGAGCCCCAAACCCGAGGAGTGGACCGCGGAGAAGAACCCCTCCTACACCTACTACATCTACTACATGTATGCCAACATCATGGTGCTGAACCAGCTGCGCAA ggagCGGGGGATGAACACCTTCCAGTTCCGCCCTCACTGCGGAGAGGCGGGGGCTGTCACTCACCTGCTCGCCGCCTTCATGACGGCCGACAACATCTCTCACGGTCTCAACCTCAAGAAG AGCCCAGTGCTGCAGTACCTGTACTTCCTGGCTCAGATCCCCATCGCCATGTCTCCTCTGAGCAACAATAGCCTCTTTCTGGAGTACGCCAAGAACCCCCTGCGCGAGTTTCACCAGAAGGGTCTGGTCATCTCCCTCTCCACCGACGACCCCATGCAGTTCCACTATACCAAG GAGCCTCTCATGGAGGAGTACGCTATCGCCGCCCAGGTGTTCAAGCTGACGACCTGCGACATGTGTGAGATCTCCAAGAACAGCGTGCTGCAGAGCGGACTCTCTGTGGAG GAGAAGTCACATTTCCTGGGGCCGAACTTCCTGAAGGAGGGTCCCGAGGGGAACGACATCCACAAGACAAATGTGGCTCAGATCCGCATGGCCTACCGCCACGAGACCATCTGCTACGAATTCAACCTCATCACGGAGGAGCTCAAATCAGCCGACTGA
- the LOC121300074 gene encoding GTPase NRas has protein sequence MTEYKLVVVGAGGVGKSALTIQLIQNHFVDEYDPTIEDSYRKQVVIDGETCLLDILDTAGQEEYSAMRDQYMRTGEGFLCVFAINNSKSFADIHLYREQIKRVKDADDVPMVLVGNKCDLPTRTVDTKQAQELARSYGIEFVETSAKTRQGVEDAFYTLVREIQQYRMKKLNSSEDRKQGCMGVSCTVM, from the exons ATGACAGAGTATAaactggtggtggtgggagctgGTGGTGTGGGTAAAAGCGCCCTGACAATCCAGCTGATTCAGAACCACTTTGTAGATGAATATGATCCAACCATTGAG gactCATACAGAAAGCAGGTGGTGATTGACGGCGAGACGTGTTTGTTGGACATCCTGGACACAGCTGGACAGGAGGAGTACAGTGCCATGCGGGACCAGTACATGAGGACAGGAGAGGGCTTCCTCTGCGTCTTTGCCATCAACAACAGCAAGTCCTTCGCAGACATCCACCTGTACAG AGAACAGATCAAGCGGGTGAAGGACGCAGACGATGTCCCGATGGTGCTGGTGGGGAATAAGTGTGACTTGCCGACGCGGACGGTGGACACAAAGCAGGCTCAGGAACTCGCCAGGAGTTACGGGATCGAGTTCGTGGAGACGTCGGCAAAGACGAGACAG GGCGTGGAGGACGCATTCTACACTCTGGTGCGGGAGATCCAGCAGTACCGCATGAAGAAGCTGAACAGCAGCGAGGACCGCAAGCAGGGCTGCATGGGGGTGTCCTGCACCGTGATGTGA
- the LOC121300153 gene encoding ras association domain-containing protein 8-like: MERTVWVDGVQRVICGVTEKTTCQEVVIALAQAMGRTGRYTLKEKFKEFERSVTPDEKLLESLNKYGQQASEVQLILKHNGPSLETRRCAQIRGTRGAARSLHRQSLPALDKVRMSADPNLEEKKPKRKSLTFAEEAREWIESFTKTRLHRVRGKGKDAGRRDSSVVSQPAEESGEIIHLQNSREISSKEGNLPRITDDQEESSPGQATKEELHHLIRRQQAQLETFQARLDATEAEIRVLEEQESLAEEQESLAKELARLGQLVESRVADVEEVDFWENELRAEEVYGQDLQEQFLEMKEKVQECKEKLEEYKKRESRHSSRADQAGRLAEELSQGCKEGGRMENSLVLTQETDQDFQVSRSLRAAPFPRVSYRFSDTSASPGPLREWVARWSKELSSSSSAAGELSDCAEAVQQTDSTAV, encoded by the exons ATGGAGCGCACAGTCTGGGTGGATGGAGTTCAGAGGGTCATCTGTGGAGTCACTGAGAAAACTACCTGCCAAGAAGTGGTGATAGCGCTGGCACAGGCAATGG GTCGCACGGGCCGCTACACCCTAAAGGAGAAGTTTAAGGAGTTCGAACGCAGCGTGACGCCAGACGAGAAGCTGCTGGAGTCCCTGAATAAATACGGGCAGCAGGCTAGCGAGGTGCAGCTCATCCTGAAACACAATGGCCCTTCCCTCGAGACAAGGCGCTGCGCCCAGATCCGCGGCACTCGCGGAGCGGCCAGGAGTCTGCACCGGCAGAGCCTTCCTGCTCTGGACAAGGTCCGGATGAGCGCAGATCCAAATCTGGAAGAGAAGAAACCCAAGCGCAAATCGCTCACCTTCGCAGAGGAGGCCAGGGAGTGGATCGAGTCCTTCACCAAAACAAGACTGCACCGAGTCAGGGGAAAGGGGAAGGATGCTGGGAGGAGAGACTCCAGCGTAGTCAGCCAGCCCGCAGAGGAATCGGGCGAGATTATCCACCTACAGAACAGCCGAGAGATCTCCAGCAAGGAGGGGAATCTGCCCAGGATCACAGACGACCAGGAGGAGTCAAGTCCTGGGCAGGCAACCAAAGAGGAGCTACACCATCTGATCAGGAGGCAACAGGCCCAACTCGAGACCTTCCAGGCCCGTCTGGATGCCACCGAGGCAGAGATCCGAGTGCTGGAGGAGCAGGAGAGCCTGGCCGAAGAGCAGGAGAGCCTGGCCAAGGAGCTCGCCCGTCTCGGGCAGCTGGTGGAGTCGCGGGTGGCAGACGTGGAAGAGGTGGACTTCTGGGAGAACGAGCTGCGGGCGGAGGAGGTGTACGGGCAGGACTTGCAGGAGCAGTTTCTGGAGATGAAGGAGAAGGTGCAGGAGTGTAAAGAGAAGCTGGAGGAGTACAAGAAGAGGGAGTCGAGGCACAGCTCTCGGGCAGatcaggcaggcaggctggccgAAGAGCTGAGCCAGGGCTGCAAGGAGGGCGGCCGGATGGAAAACTCCCTGGTCCTGACCCAAGAGACTGACCAGGACTTCCAGGTCAGTCGCTCTCTCCGGGCGGCACCCTTCCCAAGGGTATCGTACCGTTTTAGCGACACGAGTGCCAGCCCGGGACCGCTCAGGGAGTGGGTGGCGCGGTGGTCCAAAGAACTGTCGTCTTCCTCTTCTGCAGCCGGCGAGCTCAGCGATTGTGCCGAGGCAGTCCAGCAGACGGACAGCACGGCAGTTTGA